The Scleropages formosus chromosome 11, fSclFor1.1, whole genome shotgun sequence genome window below encodes:
- the cdh5 gene encoding cadherin-5, with product MRSSAGRQMMGLARLLVLSVLTFTLCMAGADLRRKKRDWEWKFFFVTEEADFPQKIGKLSSNKSNANTIYVIEGEGANTIFEVNQHGDLNVNKKLDRETKSEYKLKAQLIDKTTKEVVDGQEDFVIRVNDINDNFPVFPTIYKGSVDERSPKGTKVLTVTATDADDPTTGNGKVGYMLKNGTDLFDIDPQGVIRTKVDALDREKQNMYLIVVEAKDMPGFQAGNIANTTVTINVADINDNMAVFKTRHFTFDVKEDQQKDFEIGVMEIEDKDEEQNKDPSFTMDSGVSRIFEVVTNQRKDGVLILKEALDYETKSKHTFVVYMREDTLRSPADNQGEASRTQVEVVVNVLDVNEPPVFTQQMYNFSLREDARIGTRVGKVSARDPDTAQYDIRYMINDRNCPVVIDWKTGDMKLQKELDREHVRSHPFHVIAEEITPEGLGLKSHVIVNLEVLDVNDNRPELFIYKDLFVCENDRPGTMIGMVSATDRDDHKHAFSFSLAQPSANFSLVDNKDNTANISVLQGGFEADGLHHYMLMVMVVDGGSPQLSSNTTVFIPVCKCGENRESRYCRPAKVGASVSFHALIAIILCILTILVIVILIVLRKRYQKEALVTLGKNSGEIHEQLVTYDEEGGGEMDTNGYDVSVLTSARNDGSFVPIPAMYAVVKKPTAARGDMAAMIDVKKDEADHDRDGYPYDTLHIYGYEGPESLAGSLSSLETSSDDSNLDYDFLNDWGPRFKTLAQLYGVDSLDDGYLY from the exons ATGAGGTCATCTGCTGGGAGGCAGATGATGGGATTGGCCAGGTTGCTGGTGCTCAGCGTGCTGACCTTCACCCTCTGCATGGCTGGCGCAGACCTGCGCAGAAAGAAGAGGGATTGGGAGTGGAAGTTCTTCTTTGTGACCGAGGAGGCAGACTTCCCACAAAAGATTGGGAAG CTGTCATCAAACAAGTCAAATGCGAACACTATATATGTGATCGAGGGAGAGGGGGCAAACACAATCTTTGAAGTTAACCAGCATGGAGATTTAAACGTCAATAAGAAGCTAGATCGTGAGACCAAAAGCGAATACAAGCTGAAAGCTCAACTTATTGACAAGACGACAAAGGAGGTGGTAGATGGCCAGGAGGATTTTGTTATCAGGGTCAACGACATCAATGACAACTTCCCCGTGTTTCCAACAATCTACAAGGGCTCTGTCGATGAGAGATCTCCAAAAG GAACCAAAGTGCTGACTGTGACAGCCACCGATGCTGATGATCCAACCACTGGGAACGGGAAGGTTGGCTATATGCTGAAGAATGGCACCGATCTGTTTGATATAGACCCTCAAG gggTCATCAGAACCAAAGTGGATGCCCTAGACCGTGAGAAGCAGAACATGTACCTGATTGTGGTCGAAGCAAAGGACATGCCTGGTTTTCAAGCAGGGAACATCGCAAACACCACGGTCACCATCAATGTGGCCGACATCAATGACAACATGGCCGTCTTTAAGACAA GACACTTCACTTTTGATGTCAAAGAGGACCAACAGAAGGACTTTGAAATTGGTGTCATGGAAATAGAGGACAAAGATGAGGAGCAGAACAAGGATCCATCTTTCACCATGGATTCTGGTGTTTCCCGTATTTTTGAGGTTGTGACAAACCAGAGGAAGGATGGTGTGCTCATTCTGAAAGAG GCTCTGGATTATGAAACCAAGAGCAAGCACACATTCGTCGTGTACATGCGGGAAGACACTCTCCGGAGTCCCGCTGACAACCAGGGCGAGGCCTCACGCACTCAGGTTGAGGTGGTCGTCAACGTGCTGGATGTTAACGAGCCCCCAGTTTTCACCCAGCAGATGTATAACTTCTCACTCCGCGAAGATGCCAGAATTGGCACCAGGGTCGGAAAAGTGAGCGCCAGAGACCCTGACACAGCCCAATATGACATACG ATACATGATAAATGACCGAAACTGCCCAGTGGTGATCGACTGGAAAACCGGAGACATGAAGTTACAGAAGGAGCTAGACAGGGAGCATGTCCGGTCACACCCGTTCCATGTGATCGCGGAGGAAATTACACCAGAAG gTCTGGGTCTGAAATCCCACGTGATTGTCAACCTGGAGGTTCTAGATGTGAATGACAACCGCCCGGAGCTCTTTATATATAAGGATCTCTTTGTTTGTGAGAATGATAGACCTGGCACG ATGATCGGAATGGTGAGTGCGACAGACAGAGACGACCACAAACATGCCTTCAGTTTCTCCTTGGCACAGCCAAGCGCCAACTTTTCACTCGTCGATAACAAGG ACAACACGGCCAACATCTCAGTGCTGCAAGGAGGCTTCGAGGCTGATGGTCTCCATCATTACAtgctgatggtgatggtggtggatGGCGGTAGCCCCCAGCTGAGCAGTAATACCACAGTCTTCATTCCGGTGTGCAAGTGTGGTGAAAACCGCGAGTCTCGATACTGCAGACCAGCAAAGGTCGGGGCCAGCGTCAGCTTCCATGCACTCATTGCCATCATCCTGTGCATCCTCACCATCCTCG TCATTGTGATCCTCATCGTGTTGAGGAAACGTTACCAGAAGGAGGCGCTGGTCACCCTGGGTAAGAACTCTGGGGAGATTCACGAGCAGCTGGTGACCTACGACGAGGAAGGCGGGGGTGAAATGGACACCAATGGCTACGACGTCTCAGTGCTGACATCGGCTCGCAACGACGGGAGTTTCGTGCCCATACCTGCCATGTATGCAGTAGTGAAGAAACCGACGGCAGCACGTGGAGACATGGCGGCTATGATCGATGTCAAGAAGGACGAAGCAGACCACGACCGGGATGGCTATCCCTACGACACCCTGCACATTTATGGATACGAGGGGCCCGAATCACTGGCCGGCAGCCTCAGCTCCCTGGAGACCTCGTCTGACGATTCAAACCTGGACTACGACTTCCTCAACGACTGGGGCCCTCGCTTCAAGACTCTGGCCCAGCTGTACGGAGTGGACAGCCTGGACGACGGGTATCTGTACTGA